DNA from Aliarcobacter butzleri:
CCAATACCAACAGCTGTTGCTGTTAATAATCCTAGACCAAACTCATCAACAGTTTTTTCAACTCCACCAGTTGGTGCTTTGATTTTTGCATTTGCCATTGGTCTTTCATAAGCATATTTATCCCAGAAATCTGGTTCAGAACATCCAATACATCCTCTTCCAACACCAACTGGCCAGTTTGTACCTTCGTTATATCTAATAATTGAACAGTTATTAAATGTCATTGGTCCTTTACAACCAACTTTATATAAACACCAGTTGTTTTTAGCACCTTCATCTCCCCACTCTTCTACAAACTCTCCAGCATCAAAGTGAGCTCTTCTTTCACAGTTATCATGAATTCTATATCCAAATGCAAATTTAGGTCTTAATAAAGAATCAAGTTCAGGAACTTGACCAGTTAAAACATAATGAAGTACAACTCCAACCATATTTGCTGGGTTTGCAGGACAGGCAGGAATATTAATAACAGGTTTTCCTTTTACTAAATCCATAACTCCAACTGCACCAGTTGGATTTGGAGCAGCTGCTGGAACTCCTCCGAAAGTAGCACATGTTCCAACTGCAACAACAGCTGCTGCATCTTTTGACATTCTCATTAAATGTTCGTGGAAAGTTTCTCCCATTGCACCAATTGTTCCATATTGACCATTCATTTTCATAGGAATTGCACCTTCAACAAAAAGTAAATATTTACCTTTAAAGTGTTCAACTGCTTCTTCAAGTTGTTTATCAGCATCATGTCCTGCTGCTGCTTGAAGTGTTTCGTGGAACTCTAAACTTAAAACATCAAATAATAAATCATCAACTGTTGGAGCACTACTTCTTAAAAGTGCTTCAGAGTTTCCAGCACAGTCTTGTAACTCAATCCAGATAACAGGAACTCTATTCATAAGTTCAGTCGCTTCTGCAACAAGTGGAGCAAACATAGGAGGAAGCATAAGTGTAGCAGTTGTTGCACTAACCCACTTCATAAAATCTCTTCTATTTACACCTTCACTCTCAATGATATCCATCATATCGATATCTTTAAGTGGTTCTTGCTCTCTTAAAGCTTTTAACCTTTGTTTTGCTTTTTCAAATAAAGAGTTGTAATAAACTTCTCCTTTATTTGTTTCAACTCTGCCTGATTTTTGGGTAAAAACTTTTTTTACCATATCTATTGAGTCATTCATTCTTTTATTCCTTAAATAAATATTCATTCACTAATTGTAAATTATCAACTAGAAACTTAAGTTTTACTTAACTTTTTTTGCTAAAAAATAGCAGAAAAATAGCATTAATTTTTTTATAAGCTTAGATAGATGATTTTTTAGGATTAGTAATATTGTTTTGTTCTATTTTTATATAAGAGTTCAGTTGATTAAGTTTTTTTTAACTTTGTTACAAATATACACTTTTTTATATTTTAGTGAGTGGTACAAACAGAACAGACATCAAAACTTCTAAGAATAATTTTTGCAATATCTATTGATGATGTTCCAATAATTGCTTTTTGAGCAATACCTTGTTCTTTTTTATTAGAAGGACCTAAATTCCAAACAGTTGGAGTAATTACATCATAAAGTTTGATTTTTCCTTTTTCAATATCTATTTTATGATACAAAGAACCTCTTGTAGCCTCAACAGCACTCACTGCTTCAACTTTATCTATTTTATTTAAAGAAATTTTAGGTTTTATAAAAGAAGCCTCTTTTGTATTAACTTTTGATATAAGATTTTTTGTATCTTCTAATAAAAAAGCTAATTCATCAAGTCTTGCTAAAACTCTAGTAAATGCGCTATCATCAAAATTTTTATGAATATCTTTTATAAATTTTCTATTACTTATAATTGCTCTAGCAAGCGGTCCTGTTTCAAAAAAAGCATCATCATAAGTAACGTTTTTACTCCAAGTGTGTTTTTGAGTATTATCTCCACTTAAAGTAAAAGTAGAATCACTATTTTCTAAAATTTTTGATAAATCAATTTTATTTATAACTTTTGATGAAAATCTTCCTTTTTTAAATAAATTCGTTTCAGATAAAGATATAAATCTATTATAAGACTTCCCATAATTTTGTAACTCATATTTAAATGCAAGATCTTTAAAAAGTTTCAAATCTCCACCAATTTTTTCAAAATTATCAACACTTGTAAAAGAAAGATAATTATCCAAAGAAGTATTAACAATACTATCTTCAAAAAAATTTATTGCTATTTGAAGATAGTTTTGCATATTTATTAAATCCATTTTTGTTGGATCACTCATTACTCCACCAGGAATCATATATGAACTATGAGGCCATTGCCCTGCAATAATTGCTAAAGCTTTTATTGTTTCACTTGCAACTTTACAAGCTTCAAGCCATTTTTTACCTTTTAGTGGTTCATAAATATTTAAATCATTTGAATTTAGTTTTATAATATCAGGTAAAATAAACATATAAAACCATTTTATATGAGAATCAATCATCTCAATATTTAAACCTATTTGTCTTAAAAGTTTTGCTTTAGGAGTTATTTCTAATTTTTCATCTATATTTTCATAAGCTTTTTCTAAAACTTCAACAGCAGCATTTAAATGAGCTTGTCCACAAATACCACAAATCCTAGGTGTGTAAACTAAAGCATCTAAAGGTGATTTATCTTCTAAAATATATTCAAATCCTCTAAAATTTAAAAAATCAATTCTTGAATCTATAATTATTCCATTTTTCCAAGAGCAATTTAGTTTTGCTTCACCTTCAATTCTTTCAACTAAGTTTACTGTTTTCATCTTTATTCCATTAACTTTTTATGAAGTCTATCTATTTTAAAAGTTTTTGCAACTCCACTAATACTTAGATATGCTCTTTTTGAAATACCAACAGGTATATCTTGCGGAATTCCTATGTTTTTTTTAGTTTCTAACATATCTGTTCTTGGAAAATCATTTTCAGTACACCCTACACAAGGAACACCTGCTCTTGTTTTAGAACTAACTTCATTCCATAAAATTTTATTACAAGAACTGTGAGTCATAGGAGCACGACACCCTTGATTATAGAACAAACAGCCCTCTTTTTGTCCAAATTCACCTTCAACTTTCCATTCAAAATACTCATTTCTTGTACAGCCATGATGAGCCAAAGTGCTATATAATTCTTTTGGTCTTCCAAATTCATCTAAAGATATTTTTTTATACACCTTTAAAGAATTAAGTGTTTGAAATATCCATTCAGGGTGAACAGGACAACCTGAAAGATTTATAATTTGATGTCTTAAATTTGGTAATTCTTTAATATCAAGAGCTTCTTCAACACTACAAATATCACTATTTTGAGTAAATTTTTTATGAATACCTCCAAAAGAAGCACAAGAACCAACTGAAATAATATATTTTGCTTTAAAAGAAAGCTTTTCTAAAATATTTTTAGTTGAAGTATCTGATATTGAGAAAATAAAATCATTAGAAGAAATAGAACCTTCAATTAGTAAAAAATCTATCTCTTTATCTTCATTTAAAATATCTTCTAAAGATTTGTCGATTGTAAGACTTGGATGATAAATAAAATTAAAATTATTTAAAAAAAGTTCAAATTTAGTTGTATTTGAACTTAATAAAGAGTGAGTATTGCCATTACAAGTAATGGCTTGAAACCAAACAATAGTTGGATTTTTTTCACTCTTCATATTTTAGTGCTCGATAGATATTATCAGCAACAGCATCTGAATAACTTAATATATCTTTATCAAGTACATTTTCTCCACTTAAAAAAGCAAAGCCACCCAAACATCCCATAATCATAGCAAAAGCAGGAAAAAATTCTTGCTCTCTAAACTCTTTTTTTTGAGCTCCATCATCAAGTAATATCATAACTTCCGTTACAAATTCTCCAACACATAAAAAACCTTCACAACCTTGTTTAAAAACTTCTCTATTTGATAAATAAACTCTTAAAAAATACTCAATTACCTCTGGAGATTTCTGAACATTTTCTAAATACTTTTTTACAAAAATATAAATCTTTTCTTTTGAAGATATATCTAAATTATTAATCTTTCTTAATTCATCAGCTAGAATATTTGTTGAATATTTTATTGCAAATTTTGCAAGTTCTTCCTTTGAAGCAAAATAATTGTACATATTTCCTACGCTCATTTGCATAGCTTTTGCAATATCAGGAATAGTTGTATTATAAAAACCTTTTTGAGAAAAAAGCTTTAACGCATTTTCTATTATTGTATTTTTTTTATTTTCTTTAGAACTAGAAATGTTTTTTCCTTAATAAAAATTTGTCTAGCTTATATGTTACATTAGATTAGATTAAAAGTGAATAATAATATGAAGAAAAAAGCTTAGGAAAATTCCTAAGCTTTAAAATTATCTTGAAGATACTAAAGTAGTTAAATAATCTGAAGAAACTTGGTGGAAGTTTAAGTATTTATAAACACCATCTTTGTTTGATTCATTTATTTTTTTAGAAACGATTTCCATATATTCAGCAACAGATGGTAATCTTCCTAAAAGTGCAGCAACAGCAGCAACTTCAGCAGAACCTAAATAAACTTTAGAATCTTTTCCTAATCTGTTATCAAAGTTTCTTGTACTTGTAGAGAATACGATAGAACCTTGTCCAACTTGAGCTTGGTTACCCATACATAATGAACAACCTGGAATTTCTATTCTAGCACCAGCAGCTGCAAATGTAGCATAGTATCCCTCTTCAGTTAATTGAGCTTCATCCATTTTAGTTGGAGGTGCAACCCATAGTTTTGCTTTAGCAACACCCTCACCTTTTAATACTTCTCCTAAAGCTCTAAATAATCCAATATTTGTCATACAAGAACCAACAAATACTTCTTCAATTTTTTTAGGTCTGTTATCATCAGCTAAAATTTCAGATAAAGTAGCAACATCATCTGGATCGTTTGGACAAGCTAAGATTGGCTCTTTAATTTCATCTAAGTTAATTTCAATTGTAGCTAAATATTCAGCATCAGCGTCTGGCTCTAATAATTGAGGGTTTTTAATCCACTCTTTCATTTTATCAGCTCTTCTTTGTAAAGTTTTAGCGTCTTCGTAACCTTCTTCAATCATTTTTTCAATTAAAGCAATGTTTGAAGATAAATATTCAATAATTGGTTCTTTATTTAATTGAACAGAACAAGCCGCAGCTGATCTTTCAGCAGATGCATCAGATAATTCGAATGCTTGCTCAACTTTTAAGTCTGGTAAACCTTGAATTTCAATGATTGTTCCAGCAAAAATATTCTTTTTATTTTTCTTAGGAACTGTTAATAATCCTTGTTTAATTGCATAATATGGAATTGCATTTACTAAATCTCTTAAAGTAATACCTGGTTGCATTTTTCCAGAGAATTTAACTAATACAGATTCTGGCATAGTTAAAGGCATCATACCTGTAACACCTGCGAATGCTATAAGACCTGAACCAGCTGGGAATGAGATACCAATTGGGAATCTTGTATGAGAATCTCCACCAGTTCCTACTGTATCTGGTAAACATAATCTATTTAACCATGAGTGAATAACACCATCACCTGGCTTAAGTGTAACTCCACCTCTTGAGTTGATGAAATCTGGTAAAGTGTGTCTTAATTTAATGTCTGCTGGTTTTGGATAAGCAGCTGTATGACAGAATGATTGCATAACCATATCAGCACCAAAAGATAATGCTGCAAGTTCTTTAATCTCATCTCTTGTCATTGGTCCAGTTGTATCTTGTGATCCAACAGTAGTTGCAATTGGTTCAACATACATACCAGGTTTAACACCTTCAACACCACAAGCTTTTCCAACCATTTTTTGTGCTTGAGTATAACCTTTACCGTTGTTAGCTGGTTGTTCAGGAGCAATAAATGCAGTTGAAGCACCTAATCCTAATGCTGCTCTAGCTTTTGCAGTTAAACCTTTTCCAATAATTAAAGGAATTCTTCCACCTGCTCTCATTTCATCTGTTAATGTATTTGGAGCTAATTTAAATTCAGAAACAACTTTTCCATCTTTTTCAATAACACCAGCATATGGTTTTAATGTAATAACATCACCAGTATCAATAGAATCAACATTTGCTTGAATTGGTAAACATCCTGAATCTTCTGCAGTATTAAAGAAAATTGGAGCAATAATAGAACCAATTACAACACCACCTGTTCTTTTATTTGGAACACCTGGAATATCTCTTCCCATATGCCATTGAACTGAGTTAATACCTGATTTTCTTGATGAACCTGTTCCAACAACATCACCAACGTATGCTAAAGGATGTCCTTTTGCTTTTAATTCAGCCATTTTTTCTAATGGTTTTTCCATTCTTGATTGTAACATTGCAGTTGCATGTAATGGAATATCTGCTCTTGTAAACGCAACAGTTGCAGGAGATAAATCATCTGTATTTGTTTCACCAGGAATTTTATATACAGTTAATGTAATTGCTTCTTCAAGTGCAGGTTTATTTGTAAACCACTCAGCATTTGCCCAAGATTCGATAACTTCTTTAGCTTTTGCGTTACCTTTGTCCATTAACTCTTTAACATCATTAAATGAGTTATAAACTAAAATTGTATTTTTTAATTGCTCTGCAGCGGCATCAGCAACATCAGCAATTTTTAAAGCTTCAACTAATGGTGGTACGTTATATCCTCCCATCATTGTTCCTAAAATTTGAATAGCTTCAACTTTTGAAATAACAGAACAAGAAACTTTACCTTGAACAATATCATTTAAAAATGCAGCTTTTACATAAGCAGCATCATCAACACCTGGATTAATTTTATTTTTAAATAAATCTAAAGCATACTCAGCATCTACAACTTTATCTGCTTTTAATAACTCTACTAATTCTGCAGTTTGAGCAGCTGTTAAAGGTAAAGCTGGTAATCCACCTTCATTTAATCTTTCTTGTGAATGTGCTTTATAGTTTTCCAATAAACTCATTTAATATCTCCTCTTTAATATATTTTTTAGAAAGTTGGATTTATTATATCACAAAGAAAAGAATAATTATGTACAATTTTTGTAAAGAATTGTACAAGTTTTTATTAGTGTAAATAAAAGTTACAACCCTATATAAGCTTTTTGCTGATTTTAAATTTCAAAATTAATGAGTTCAAAAATTGTACATAATTTTTAATTTTTACTTAACTACATTTTTGTACATTTAAAATCTTAAAATCTATAAAAAAAGAGAAAATAATGATAAAAATATTAGAAAATAAACTACACAATGAGATTCCTTTAACAAAATTTATGGATTTAAAAATCACAAAATATGATGAAAAAGAGTTAATCACAATAGCACCTTTAAATAAAAATATAAATGATAAAGGTACAGCTTTTGGAGGAAGTTTAGCAACATTGACTATTATTTCAGGATGGAGCATTTGTTGCTTAATTTCAAAAGAGTTAGAGATTAATAGTGAAAATATCGTAGTTATAAAAAATGAACACTCATATAGAAAACC
Protein-coding regions in this window:
- a CDS encoding hydrogenase small subunit — its product is MNDSIDMVKKVFTQKSGRVETNKGEVYYNSLFEKAKQRLKALREQEPLKDIDMMDIIESEGVNRRDFMKWVSATTATLMLPPMFAPLVAEATELMNRVPVIWIELQDCAGNSEALLRSSAPTVDDLLFDVLSLEFHETLQAAAGHDADKQLEEAVEHFKGKYLLFVEGAIPMKMNGQYGTIGAMGETFHEHLMRMSKDAAAVVAVGTCATFGGVPAAAPNPTGAVGVMDLVKGKPVINIPACPANPANMVGVVLHYVLTGQVPELDSLLRPKFAFGYRIHDNCERRAHFDAGEFVEEWGDEGAKNNWCLYKVGCKGPMTFNNCSIIRYNEGTNWPVGVGRGCIGCSEPDFWDKYAYERPMANAKIKAPTGGVEKTVDEFGLGLLTATAVGIGVHAVASVIAGKKSNEGEEK
- a CDS encoding nickel-dependent hydrogenase large subunit — translated: MKTVNLVERIEGEAKLNCSWKNGIIIDSRIDFLNFRGFEYILEDKSPLDALVYTPRICGICGQAHLNAAVEVLEKAYENIDEKLEITPKAKLLRQIGLNIEMIDSHIKWFYMFILPDIIKLNSNDLNIYEPLKGKKWLEACKVASETIKALAIIAGQWPHSSYMIPGGVMSDPTKMDLINMQNYLQIAINFFEDSIVNTSLDNYLSFTSVDNFEKIGGDLKLFKDLAFKYELQNYGKSYNRFISLSETNLFKKGRFSSKVINKIDLSKILENSDSTFTLSGDNTQKHTWSKNVTYDDAFFETGPLARAIISNRKFIKDIHKNFDDSAFTRVLARLDELAFLLEDTKNLISKVNTKEASFIKPKISLNKIDKVEAVSAVEATRGSLYHKIDIEKGKIKLYDVITPTVWNLGPSNKKEQGIAQKAIIGTSSIDIAKIILRSFDVCSVCTTH
- a CDS encoding NADH-quinone oxidoreductase subunit B family protein — protein: MKSEKNPTIVWFQAITCNGNTHSLLSSNTTKFELFLNNFNFIYHPSLTIDKSLEDILNEDKEIDFLLIEGSISSNDFIFSISDTSTKNILEKLSFKAKYIISVGSCASFGGIHKKFTQNSDICSVEEALDIKELPNLRHQIINLSGCPVHPEWIFQTLNSLKVYKKISLDEFGRPKELYSTLAHHGCTRNEYFEWKVEGEFGQKEGCLFYNQGCRAPMTHSSCNKILWNEVSSKTRAGVPCVGCTENDFPRTDMLETKKNIGIPQDIPVGISKRAYLSISGVAKTFKIDRLHKKLME
- a CDS encoding TetR/AcrR family transcriptional regulator, yielding MSSSKENKKNTIIENALKLFSQKGFYNTTIPDIAKAMQMSVGNMYNYFASKEELAKFAIKYSTNILADELRKINNLDISSKEKIYIFVKKYLENVQKSPEVIEYFLRVYLSNREVFKQGCEGFLCVGEFVTEVMILLDDGAQKKEFREQEFFPAFAMIMGCLGGFAFLSGENVLDKDILSYSDAVADNIYRALKYEE
- a CDS encoding bifunctional aconitate hydratase 2/2-methylisocitrate dehydratase, yielding MSLLENYKAHSQERLNEGGLPALPLTAAQTAELVELLKADKVVDAEYALDLFKNKINPGVDDAAYVKAAFLNDIVQGKVSCSVISKVEAIQILGTMMGGYNVPPLVEALKIADVADAAAEQLKNTILVYNSFNDVKELMDKGNAKAKEVIESWANAEWFTNKPALEEAITLTVYKIPGETNTDDLSPATVAFTRADIPLHATAMLQSRMEKPLEKMAELKAKGHPLAYVGDVVGTGSSRKSGINSVQWHMGRDIPGVPNKRTGGVVIGSIIAPIFFNTAEDSGCLPIQANVDSIDTGDVITLKPYAGVIEKDGKVVSEFKLAPNTLTDEMRAGGRIPLIIGKGLTAKARAALGLGASTAFIAPEQPANNGKGYTQAQKMVGKACGVEGVKPGMYVEPIATTVGSQDTTGPMTRDEIKELAALSFGADMVMQSFCHTAAYPKPADIKLRHTLPDFINSRGGVTLKPGDGVIHSWLNRLCLPDTVGTGGDSHTRFPIGISFPAGSGLIAFAGVTGMMPLTMPESVLVKFSGKMQPGITLRDLVNAIPYYAIKQGLLTVPKKNKKNIFAGTIIEIQGLPDLKVEQAFELSDASAERSAAACSVQLNKEPIIEYLSSNIALIEKMIEEGYEDAKTLQRRADKMKEWIKNPQLLEPDADAEYLATIEINLDEIKEPILACPNDPDDVATLSEILADDNRPKKIEEVFVGSCMTNIGLFRALGEVLKGEGVAKAKLWVAPPTKMDEAQLTEEGYYATFAAAGARIEIPGCSLCMGNQAQVGQGSIVFSTSTRNFDNRLGKDSKVYLGSAEVAAVAALLGRLPSVAEYMEIVSKKINESNKDGVYKYLNFHQVSSDYLTTLVSSR
- a CDS encoding thioesterase domain-containing protein, producing the protein MIKILENKLHNEIPLTKFMDLKITKYDEKELITIAPLNKNINDKGTAFGGSLATLTIISGWSICCLISKELEINSENIVVIKNEHSYRKPVTKELICHTKRPTKDEIENLKNKLLLKKSASIKISSQIIEDGEVCVDFTGYYVIKI